Proteins from a genomic interval of Papaver somniferum cultivar HN1 chromosome 4, ASM357369v1, whole genome shotgun sequence:
- the LOC113274822 gene encoding uncharacterized protein LOC113274822, whose protein sequence is MQVDEGTGSQGGGGHVTMQEVEETGSRDAGGTTHGREMGDSQGGGVTREVSLQSGSNTLQEHELPGTLSGADEASTSGAGAELPIQKSQGQPKEEVEVKVVKNDEVDIGEVANKSGNGAEEASTSGAGAELPIQKSQGQPKEEVEVKVVKNDEVAIGEVANKSGNGADGASTSGAGAELPIPKSQGQPKEEVEVKVVKNDEVAIDVRD, encoded by the exons ATGCAGGTGGATGAGGGGACAGGTTCACAGGGTGGTGGTGGTCACGTTACCATGCAGGAGGTTGAGGAAACAGGTTCACGGGATGCTGGTGGCACCACACATGGGAGGGAGATGGGAGATTCACAGGGTGGTGGTGTCACGCGGGAGGTCAGTTTACAGAGTGGTAGTAATACCTTGCAGGAGCACGAGTTACCAGGTACACTGAGTGGTGCTGATGAGGCTTCTACGTCAGGCGCTGGTGCTGAGCTACCTATCCAGAAATCACAAGGTCAACCGAAG GAGGAAGTGGAGGTTAAAGTCGTGAAGAATGATGAGGTGGATATAGGTGAGGTGGCAAACAAGTCGGGAAATGGTGCTGAAGAGGCTTCTACGTCAGGCGCTGGTGCTGAGCTACCTATCCAGAAATCACAAGGCCAACCAAAG GAGGAAGTGGAGGTTAAAGTCGTGAAGAATGATGAGGTGGCTATAGGTGAGGTGGCAAACAAGTCAGGAAATGGTGCTGATGGGGCTTCTACATCAGGCGCTGGTGCTGAGCTACCTATCCCGAAATCACAAGGTCAACCAAAG GAGGAGGTGGAGGTTAAAGTCGTGAAGAATGATGAGGTGGCAATAGATGTTCGTGACTAA
- the LOC113274821 gene encoding uncharacterized protein LOC113274821 isoform X1, with amino-acid sequence MGSLQCCRRLFKKFAGVAMRWKKVFTCDPNATRTLLDDAYDIYQPMLLLVLMIFEWGVLLWKFQSKNVQYREVLELEDNNFLRTWDVLKWVIIMLICTIISLALFIVLRIFGKIGASVIFAAPTFRQAFLASIITSLAKVLADMVSAIALMIHIYGVKCADTYLGQRSVIALVITCVPFIYQFVQSLLAGFYEPNRMQYLNASKHLLTMTMMMISSVKYLLEDHTLWSASFGRWWIVLVVLNSVACFLWEFYQDWNLSMTMIFLQANPRIKSKIITKKWWYKVIVLVDLFLRATWTIRLSPSLLLSPGWFSNRWISLSMSVLEIISRPLWMV; translated from the exons ATGGGAAGCTTACAATGTTGTAGGAG GTTGTTCAAAAAATTTGCTGGTGTTGCCATGAGGTGGAAAAAGGTGTTCACTTGTGATCCAAATGCAACCAGAACTCTACTTGATGACGCATATGATATATATCAGCCAATGCTCCTATTG GTTCTTATGATTTTCGAATGGGGGGTTTTATTGTGGAAGTTCCAGAGTAAAAATGTCCAATACCGAGAAGTTTTGGAGCTCGAGGATAATAATTTTTTGAGAACATGGGACGTTTTAAAG TGGGTGATTATTATGCTGATATGTACCATCATTTCCCTAGCACTTTTTATTGTATTacggatttttgggaaaataggTGCATCTGTGATATTCGCG GCACCTACATTTCGACAAGCATTCTTGGCGAGTATTATAACGTCACTAGCGAAG GTACTTGCGGATATGGTTTCGGCTATTGCTTTAATGATTCACATTTACGGAGTTAAATGCGCCGATACCTACTTGGGGCAAAGATCAGTTATTGCTCTCGTCATTACATGTGTGCCTTTCATTTATCAGTTCGTTCAGAGTTTGCTAGCGGGTTTCTACGAACCTAACCGCATGCAGTATTTGAATG CAAGTAAGCACCTTTTAACAATGACAATGATGATGATTTCATCGGTAAAATATCTCCTCGAAGACCATACACTCTGGTCAGCATCCTTTGGACGTTGGTGGATTGTTTTGGTTGTTCTAAACTCTGTTGCATGCTTTCTATGGGAATTCTATCAAGATTGGAACCTGAG TATGACAATGATATTCTTGCAAGCCAATCCAAgaataaaatcaaaaataattacaaaaaaatgg TGGTACAAAGTAATTGTACTTGTCGACTTATTTTTACGTGCCACTTGGACGATTAGACTCTCTCCCAGCTTGTTACTCTCCCCAGGATGGTTCAGCAACAGATGGATATCATTATCCATGTCGGTGCTGGAAATAATCAGCCGACCCCTTTGGATGGTATGA
- the LOC113274821 gene encoding uncharacterized protein LOC113274821 isoform X3 produces MRWKKVFTCDPNATRTLLDDAYDIYQPMLLLVLMIFEWGVLLWKFQSKNVQYREVLELEDNNFLRTWDVLKWVIIMLICTIISLALFIVLRIFGKIGASVIFAAPTFRQAFLASIITSLAKVLADMVSAIALMIHIYGVKCADTYLGQRSVIALVITCVPFIYQFVQSLLAGFYEPNRMQYLNASKHLLTMTMMMISSVKYLLEDHTLWSASFGRWWIVLVVLNSVACFLWEFYQDWNLSMTMIFLQANPRIKSKIITKKWWYKVIVLVDLFLRATWTIRLSPSLLLSPGWFSNRWISLSMSVLEIISRPLWMV; encoded by the exons ATGAGGTGGAAAAAGGTGTTCACTTGTGATCCAAATGCAACCAGAACTCTACTTGATGACGCATATGATATATATCAGCCAATGCTCCTATTG GTTCTTATGATTTTCGAATGGGGGGTTTTATTGTGGAAGTTCCAGAGTAAAAATGTCCAATACCGAGAAGTTTTGGAGCTCGAGGATAATAATTTTTTGAGAACATGGGACGTTTTAAAG TGGGTGATTATTATGCTGATATGTACCATCATTTCCCTAGCACTTTTTATTGTATTacggatttttgggaaaataggTGCATCTGTGATATTCGCG GCACCTACATTTCGACAAGCATTCTTGGCGAGTATTATAACGTCACTAGCGAAG GTACTTGCGGATATGGTTTCGGCTATTGCTTTAATGATTCACATTTACGGAGTTAAATGCGCCGATACCTACTTGGGGCAAAGATCAGTTATTGCTCTCGTCATTACATGTGTGCCTTTCATTTATCAGTTCGTTCAGAGTTTGCTAGCGGGTTTCTACGAACCTAACCGCATGCAGTATTTGAATG CAAGTAAGCACCTTTTAACAATGACAATGATGATGATTTCATCGGTAAAATATCTCCTCGAAGACCATACACTCTGGTCAGCATCCTTTGGACGTTGGTGGATTGTTTTGGTTGTTCTAAACTCTGTTGCATGCTTTCTATGGGAATTCTATCAAGATTGGAACCTGAG TATGACAATGATATTCTTGCAAGCCAATCCAAgaataaaatcaaaaataattacaaaaaaatgg TGGTACAAAGTAATTGTACTTGTCGACTTATTTTTACGTGCCACTTGGACGATTAGACTCTCTCCCAGCTTGTTACTCTCCCCAGGATGGTTCAGCAACAGATGGATATCATTATCCATGTCGGTGCTGGAAATAATCAGCCGACCCCTTTGGATGGTATGA
- the LOC113274821 gene encoding uncharacterized protein LOC113274821 isoform X2: protein MVLFKKFAGVAMRWKKVFTCDPNATRTLLDDAYDIYQPMLLLVLMIFEWGVLLWKFQSKNVQYREVLELEDNNFLRTWDVLKWVIIMLICTIISLALFIVLRIFGKIGASVIFAAPTFRQAFLASIITSLAKVLADMVSAIALMIHIYGVKCADTYLGQRSVIALVITCVPFIYQFVQSLLAGFYEPNRMQYLNASKHLLTMTMMMISSVKYLLEDHTLWSASFGRWWIVLVVLNSVACFLWEFYQDWNLSMTMIFLQANPRIKSKIITKKWWYKVIVLVDLFLRATWTIRLSPSLLLSPGWFSNRWISLSMSVLEIISRPLWMV from the exons ATGGT GTTGTTCAAAAAATTTGCTGGTGTTGCCATGAGGTGGAAAAAGGTGTTCACTTGTGATCCAAATGCAACCAGAACTCTACTTGATGACGCATATGATATATATCAGCCAATGCTCCTATTG GTTCTTATGATTTTCGAATGGGGGGTTTTATTGTGGAAGTTCCAGAGTAAAAATGTCCAATACCGAGAAGTTTTGGAGCTCGAGGATAATAATTTTTTGAGAACATGGGACGTTTTAAAG TGGGTGATTATTATGCTGATATGTACCATCATTTCCCTAGCACTTTTTATTGTATTacggatttttgggaaaataggTGCATCTGTGATATTCGCG GCACCTACATTTCGACAAGCATTCTTGGCGAGTATTATAACGTCACTAGCGAAG GTACTTGCGGATATGGTTTCGGCTATTGCTTTAATGATTCACATTTACGGAGTTAAATGCGCCGATACCTACTTGGGGCAAAGATCAGTTATTGCTCTCGTCATTACATGTGTGCCTTTCATTTATCAGTTCGTTCAGAGTTTGCTAGCGGGTTTCTACGAACCTAACCGCATGCAGTATTTGAATG CAAGTAAGCACCTTTTAACAATGACAATGATGATGATTTCATCGGTAAAATATCTCCTCGAAGACCATACACTCTGGTCAGCATCCTTTGGACGTTGGTGGATTGTTTTGGTTGTTCTAAACTCTGTTGCATGCTTTCTATGGGAATTCTATCAAGATTGGAACCTGAG TATGACAATGATATTCTTGCAAGCCAATCCAAgaataaaatcaaaaataattacaaaaaaatgg TGGTACAAAGTAATTGTACTTGTCGACTTATTTTTACGTGCCACTTGGACGATTAGACTCTCTCCCAGCTTGTTACTCTCCCCAGGATGGTTCAGCAACAGATGGATATCATTATCCATGTCGGTGCTGGAAATAATCAGCCGACCCCTTTGGATGGTATGA